From a region of the Phragmites australis chromosome 21, lpPhrAust1.1, whole genome shotgun sequence genome:
- the LOC133903173 gene encoding uncharacterized protein LOC133903173 yields MAGGYRLRRSGSSSSSSGDMDPLTQEAPAAAASQLHPRSARTVRPSQGDQAAGPSRAAATAVAGASSNPQRPAETPAARSASGQRRAPLRRRLAFSEASPGSALLAAHALLRHSPVQAAGETRRAAGSKSPPWSARPAAR; encoded by the coding sequence ATGGCTGGTGGATATCGTCTCCGGCGCTcaggctccagctccagctccagcggggACATGGATCCCCTCACGCAGGAGGCCCCAGCTGCCGCCGCATCCCAGCTGCACCCTCGATCTGCACGCACGGTGCGTCCCTCCCAAGGGGATCAGGCcgccgggcccagcagggccgccgccaccgccgttgcCGGTGCATCGTCCAACCCCCAGCGACCGGCTGAAACTCctgccgctaggtccgcctctggacagcgccgagCACCCCtccggcgcaggctcgccttcagcgaggccagccccgggagcgcacTGCTCGCGGCGCACGCCCTCCTCAGGCACTCGCcggtccaggcggcgggggaaacccggagggccgctggctcgaAGTCGCCACCTTGGTCGGCACGGCCCGCCGCCAGGTGA
- the LOC133903556 gene encoding uncharacterized protein LOC133903556: MAASRCYCYSVSAVVVPRKKSSRTLIGASMDSCSSSESKRVSNSVSFNSKVNKVYEDKNMGILCYTDENGELLCEGLDEGPRMTWQDMEKLRKEKETKAEEDPRRRTLPAAGGIDWSCLQAAVSMGKN; this comes from the exons ATGGCTGCCTCGAGGTGCTACTGCTACTCGGTTAGTGCAGTCGTCGTTCCGAGGAAGAAGAGCTCAAGGACTCTGATCGGGGCCTCCATGGATAGCTGCTCAAGTTCTGAATCCAAGAGGGTCTCCAATTCTGTCAGCTTCAACAGCAAGGTCAACAAG GTTTATGAGGACAAGAACATGGGGATCCTCTGCTACACTGATGAGAACGGCGAATTGCTGTGCGAAGGACTCGACGAAGGCCCCAGGATGACCtggcaagacatggagaaacTGAGAAAGGAGAA GGAAACGAAGGCTGAGGAAGATCCGCGGCGGAGGACGCTGCCGGCAGCGGGCGGGATCGACTGGAGCTGCCTCCAGGCTGCTGTTAGCATGGGGAAGAACTGA